One genomic region from Henningerozyma blattae CBS 6284 chromosome 2, complete genome encodes:
- the SEH1 gene encoding Seh1p (similar to Saccharomyces cerevisiae SEH1 (YGL100W); ancestral locus Anc_6.159), with translation MKPFNSGHEDLVLDVSYDFYGRHLATCSADQHVKVFKLDKESEEWILSDSWRAHDASVVSVDWVAPEYGRLLATASHDKSIKIWEEDPDGTEGSGRRWTRLATLNDSSGALYGIQFAPSHLGLRLASIGNDGVLRIYDALEPQDLRVWTLTTEVKVLAIPPAHQLQSAFCLSWCPTRFAPERLAVCVLDKALIYQRGRNGKLHNVARLTGHNGLIRSVAWAPSIGRLYQLVATGCKDGKVRIFKITESTVSATNKNNSMTSSQLTKDDSESQTLNDEEPENTTEPALQVEILSEHADHGGEVWSVSWNITGTILSSTGEDGKVRLWKSTYSNEYKCMSVITSQS, from the coding sequence ATGAAACCATTCAATAGTGGCCATGAAGATTTGGTTTTAGATGTGTCATATGATTTTTATGGAAGACATTTGGCTACCTGTTCAGCTGATCAACATGTTAAAGTGTTCAAATTAGACAAAGAAAGTGAAGAATGGATTCTAAGTGATAGTTGGAGAGCTCATGATGCTTCTGTAGTAAGTGTTGACTGGGTTGCTCCTGAATATGGGAGGTTATTGGCTACGGCATCTCATGATAAAAGTATCAAAATATGGGAAGAAGATCCAGATGGTACTGAAGGTAGTGGTCGCCGATGGACTCGTTTAGCTACCTTGAATGATTCTTCGGGTGCTCTATATGGAATTCAATTTGCTCCATCACATTTAGGTCTACGGCTAGCAAGTATAGGTAATGACGGAGTTTTACGTATTTATGATGCTCTTGAACCACAAGATTTACGAGTTTGGACTTTAACCACTGAAGTTAAGGTCCTTGCTATTCCACCAGCGCATCAATTACAATCAGCATTTTGTTTATCTTGGTGCCCAACAAGGTTTGCTCCTGAAAGATTAGCTGTCTGTGTTTTGGATAAGGCTCTTATATACCAAAGAGGCCGTAATGGCAAATTGCACAATGTTGCTCGTCTAACTGGGCATAATGGTCTTATTAGAAGTGTTGCTTGGGCTCCATCGATTGGAAGACTTTATCAATTAGTAGCTACAGGTTGTAAAGACGGTAAAGTCCgtatatttaaaatcacAGAAAGTACTGTTTCTgcaacaaataaaaataattctatgACATCTAGCCAACTCACAAAAGATGACTCTGAAAGTCAAACACTCAATGATGAAGAGCCAGAGAATACTACAGAGCCAGCATTACaagttgaaattttaagTGAACATGCTGATCATGGTGGTGAAGTTTGGTCTGTCTCTTGGAATATTACGGGTACTATTCTAAGTAGTACAGGGGAAGATGGGAAAGTAAGATTATGGAAATCAACATACTCAAACGAATATAAATGTATGTCTGTTATTACCTCCCAGAGTTAA
- the KTR4 gene encoding putative mannosyltransferase (similar to Saccharomyces cerevisiae KTR4 (YBR199W); ancestral locus Anc_8.541) encodes MVYLHNSQSHYVDNIKETTKTYYNNALDYIGTPDANSTVGNLLNWASSNNNNDNNNNGNSPAWIPEGNDLETMNELISKLNDPLFQDFESFTDDDYKNIFTDRQILYDDVVKNSQVSEPKVDNLVYKDDDLAGQAKATILSLVRNEDQKEIISAIRQMEDHFNKNFNYPYTFLNDDEFTEEFKEAIKEVVPTDRILQFGRIESEIWDRPSSIDDEKYQQCIEKLDQEEVQYVKKESYHNMCRFYSKNFYKHPLLQDYKYTWRLEPGINFYCDINYDVFQFMELNNKIYGFVLNLYDSPESIRSLWTTTMEFINSNPEYLNSNGAFEWLKDNGQKPNNFNITGGYSTCHFWTNFEITNLEFLRSEPYEKFMDFLDEKGGFYYERWGDAPVRSIALALFADKRRIHWFRDIGYNHAPYTNCPKCPPDSNRCNGNCKPGHFTPWKELNIENCQPVWIKYIMNEEERNLY; translated from the coding sequence ATGGTTTATTTACACAACTCCCAATCACATTAcgttgataatattaaggaAACCACAAAGACATATTATAACAATGCATTGGATTATATAGGTACACCTGATGCAAATTCTACTGTAGGAAACTTGTTGAATTGGGCATCCagtaacaacaacaatgataataataataatggtaatagTCCGGCATGGATTCCTGAGGGCAATGACCTGGAAACCAtgaatgaattaatttcaaaattgaaCGATCCTTTGTTTCAAGattttgaatcatttaCAGACGATGactataaaaatatcttcaCAGACCGTCAAATTCTTTATGATGACGTCGTTAAGAATAGTCAGGTTTCCGAACCCAAAGTGGATAATTTAGTTtataaagatgatgatttgGCTGGTCAGGCAAAGGCTACCATTTTAAGTTTAGTTAGAAATGAAGATCAAAAGGAAATCATTTCCGCTATTAGACAGATGGAAGATCATTTTAAtaagaattttaattatcCATATACTTTTctaaatgatgatgaatttactgaagaatttaaagaagCTATTAAAGAGGTTGTTCCAACAGATCgtattttacaatttggTAGGATTGAAAGTGAAATTTGGGACAGACCAAGTAGTATAGATGATGAAAAGTACCAACAATGtatagaaaaattagatcAAGAAGAAGTTCAATATGTCAAGAAGGAATCATATCATAATATGTGTAGATtttattccaaaaatttctaTAAACACCCACTCCTACaagattataaatatacttGGAGATTAGAACCAGGTATTAACTTCTATTGTGACATCAATTATGATGTTTTCCAATTCATGGAactgaataataaaatttatggTTTTGTATTAAACCTTTATGATAGTCCAGAATCAATTAGATCATTATGGACAACAACCAtggaatttattaattcaaatccaGAGTacttaaattcaaatggtGCTTTTGAATGGTTAAAAGATAATGGTCAAAaaccaaataattttaatattactgGCGGTTATTCCACATGTCACTTCTGGACTAATTTCGAAATTACAAACTTGGAATTTCTAAGAAGTGAACcatatgaaaaatttatggATTTCCTGGATGAAAAAGGTGGATTTTATTATGAAAGATGGGGAGATGCTCCTGTCAGAAGTATTGCGTTAGCATTATTTGCTGATAAGAGAAGGATCCATTGGTTTAGAGATATAGGTTATAATCATGCACCTTATACCAATTGTCCTAAATGCCCACCAGACTCAAATAGATGTAATGGGAATTGTAAACCAGGCCATTTTACCCCTTGGAAAGAGTTGAACATTGAAAATTGTCAACCAGTTTGgatcaaatatattatgaATGAAGAGGAAAGGAATTTATATTGA
- the RPL28 gene encoding 60S ribosomal protein uL15 (similar to Saccharomyces cerevisiae RPL28 (YGL103W); ancestral locus Anc_6.156) translates to MPTRFTKTRKHRGHVSAGNGRIGKHRKHPGGRGRAGGQHHHRINLDKYHPGYFGKVGMRYFHKQNAHFWKPVLNLDKLWTLVPEEKRDEYMKSSSKSAAPVIDTLAAGYGKVLGKGRIPNVPVIVKARFVSKLAEEKIRAAGGVVELIA, encoded by the exons ATGCCTACCAGATTCACAAAGACTAGAAAGCACAGAGGTCACGTCTCAG CCGGTAATGGTCGTATCGGTAAGCACAGAAAGCACCCTGGTGGTAGAGGTAGAGCCGGTGGTCAACACCACCACAGAATTAACTTGGATAAATACCATCCAGGTTACTTCGGTAAGGTCGGTATGAGATACTTCCACAAGCAAAACGCTCATTTCTGGAAGCCAGTCTTGAACTTGGACAAATTATGGACTTTAGTTCCAGAAGAAAAGAGAGATGAATACATGAAATCCTCTTCTAAATCTGCCGCCCCAGTTATTGACACTTTAGCTGCTGGTTACGGTAAGGTTTTAGGTAAGGGTAGAATTCCAAACGTCCCAGTCATCGTCAAGGCTAGATTTGTTTCCAAATTAGCTGAAGAAAAGATCAGAGCTGCTGGTGGTGTTGTTGAATTGATTgcttaa
- the ALG7 gene encoding UDP-N-acetylglucosamine--dolichyl-phosphate N-acetylglucosaminephosphotransferase (similar to Saccharomyces cerevisiae ALG7 (YBR243C); ancestral locus Anc_6.158) encodes MHSGLLLLTAVSLLYIAKTHSSLFAATGFAIIGYVAIDWLIPRVGPSFIKIGLFGKDLSKPKKPVLPESIGAVCATIYLFVTLFYIPFIFYRYIVNPNEELDSSKNNEFGWFPHKKLSEYLSAIMCLESTVLLGIADDLFDLRWRHKFFLPAIAVIPLLVVYYVDFGVTYVLVPGFMKNWIGRTSIDLGIVYYMYMAAMGIFCPNSINILAGVNGLEVGQSLVLAILALLNDALYLTMGSESSKESHGFSALLIIPFFGVSLGLFKWNKWPAKVFVGDTYCYFAGMVFAVVGILGHFSKTMLLFFIPQILNFIYSCPQLFNIVPCPRHRLPKFNEKDGLLYPSRADLVEQPPKKFFIPVLKFLHFFKLIDLEYDSKGNLISCTNMTLITLTLVWFGPMREDKLCNRILLIQFIIGLVTIFLRHALGAALFGYDNLQISVFN; translated from the coding sequence ATGCATTCAGGATTACTTCTGTTAACTGCAGTAAGTTTATTATACATAGCAAAAACACATTCGTCATTATTTGCAGCCACAGGGTTTGCTATAATTGGATATGTAGCCATTGATTGGCTAATTCCTAGAGTAGGGCCATcgtttattaaaattgggCTGTTTGGTAAAGATTTAAGCAAACCAAAAAAACCAGTCTTACCAGAGAGTATTGGTGCAGTATGTGCCACAATCTACTTATTTGTTACATTGTTTTATATtccatttatattttaccGTTATATCGTCAATCCAAATGAGGAACTAGATTCTAGCaagaataatgaatttgGCTGGTTCCCACACAAGAAACTATCTGAATATCTAAGTGCGATCATGTGCCTTGAAAGCACTGTGCTTTTAGGTATTGctgatgatttatttgaCTTACGTTGGAGGCAcaagttttttttaccaGCTATTGCTGTAATTCCATTATTAGTGGTATATTATGTGGATTTTGGTGTCACCTACGTCCTAGTTCCAGGatttatgaaaaattggATTGGTAGAActtcaattgatttagGGATTGTCTATTATATGTATATGGCAGCCATGGGCATCTTTTGTCCAAATTcgataaatattttagcTGGCGTGAATGGGTTAGAAGTTGGTCAAAGTCTTGTCCTTGCAATATTGGCATTATTGAATGATGCCCTATACCTAACAATGGGCTCTGAATCTTCTAAGGAATCCCACGGATTTTCAGCTTTGCTAATCATCCCCTTCTTTGGAGTTTCTTTAGGACTATTTAAATGGAATAAATGGCCAGCCAAAGTGTTTGTGGGTGATActtattgttattttgcAGGAATGGTCTTTGCAGTTGTTGGTATTTTAGGCCATTTTTCTAAAACAATGcttttattctttattccacaaattttaaattttatttattcatgcccacaattatttaatattgtaCCATGTCCTAGACATAGATTaccaaaatttaatgaaaaagatgGGCTACTATATCCCTCAAGAGCCGATCTTGTGGAACAACCaccaaaaaaattctttattccagttttgaaatttttacatttttttaagttGATAGATCTTGAATATGATTCAAAGGGAAATCTAATCAGTTGCACCAACATGACATTAATTACCTTGACATTAGTATGGTTTGGCCCAATGAGAGAAGATAAATTATGTAATAGAATcttattaattcaatttatcaTTGGATTAGTAACCATTTTCTTGAGACATGCTTTAGGTGCTGCATTATTCGGTTATgataatttacaaattagtgttttcaattga
- the ARC1 gene encoding Arc1p (similar to Saccharomyces cerevisiae ARC1 (YGL105W); ancestral locus Anc_6.153), producing the protein MSEVEAQIAQWRAIVKTGQLKENLPELNLQLRDNTFINGKNVSSIDKELFVVVLPLMKELVSSTKDVSDVYGKYRHVLRWVDYMQENEKVAEAERIVINHDLVLPREIIEKKKPAAKAAADAKAAPSEADSKTKGKAKPSGPRGKPDEETLKKLREEAKVKKAAKKAAQAAKTAEAAPEAKLSPSIIDFRVGFIQKAIKHPDADSLYVSTIDVGDEEGPRTVCSGLVKHFPLEAMQERYVVVVCNLKPVNMRGIKSTAMVLCGSTDEKVEFVEPPKGSKAGEKVFFSGLGDEEPMKQLNPKKKLWEQLQPNFSTNSDLEVFTTDEGVVRKLTNSRGESFRVASIENAQVR; encoded by the coding sequence atgagTGAAGTTGAAGCCCAAATTGCTCAATGGAGAGCTATTGTTAAAACTGgtcaattaaaagaaaatttacctgaattaaatttgcaATTACGTGATAACACCTTTATTAATGGTAAGAATGTTAGCTCAAtagataaagaattattcgTTGTTGTTTTGCCATTAATGAAAGAATTAGTTAGCAGTACTAAGGATGTTTCTGACGTATATGGCAAATATAGACATGTTTTAAGATGGGTTGATTATATgcaagaaaatgaaaaagtaGCTGAAGCTGAAagaattgttattaatCATGATTTAGTGTTACCAagagaaattattgaaaagaagAAACCAGCTGCCAAGGCAGCTGCTGATGCAAAGGCAGCTCCATCTGAAGCAGATTCAAAGACAAAGGGTAAAGCTAAACCATCTGGACCTCGTGGAAAACCAGATGAAGAaactttaaagaaattaagaGAAGAAGCCAAGGTTAAGAAGGCTGCTAAGAAAGCTGCTCAAGCCGCCAAGACCGCTGAAGCTGCTCCAGAAGCTAAACTTTCACCTTCTATAATTGACTTCCGTGTTggttttattcaaaaagcTATTAAGCATCCAGATGCTGATTCATTATATGTCTCTACTATTGATGTTGGTGATGAAGAAGGCCCACGAACCGTTTGTTCTGGTTTAGTGAAACATTTCCCATTAGAAGCTATGCAAGAAAGATAcgttgttgttgtttgtAATTTGAAACCTGTTAACATGAGAGGTATTAAATCTACTGCGATGGTTCTTTGTGGTTCAACAGATGAAAAAGTTGAATTCGTTGAACCACCAAAGGGTTCCAAGGCTGGTGAAAAGGTATTTTTCTCTGGCTTAGGTGATGAAGAACCTATGAAGCAATTGAAtccaaagaagaaattatgGGAACAATTACAACCCAACTTTTCTACCAACTCTGATCTAGAAGTTTTTACCACTGATGAAGGTGTTGTAAGAAAATTAACCAACTCTAGAGGTGAATCATTCCGTGTCGCTTCTATCGAAAATGCACAAGTGCGTTAA
- the TBLA0B04640 gene encoding uncharacterized protein (similar to Saccharomyces cerevisiae YBR241C and VPS73 (YGL104C); ancestral locus Anc_6.155), producing MNEYRNSLLTSRLLLCISIACLGSLQFGYHIAELNAPQQVLSCSEFSIPSEHATYDETWLGSHGLVQCIPLSNTQIGWITSIFSLGGLLGSFYAGSWADHYGRKKVSIASSVVVTIGSLVLFYSNTYLQLLIGRTIVGIACGVYLVITPLYINEIAPAQHRGALGAMNQVAINLGILLTQLLALRYTDSFRWRWLFFAGVVLGLLTLVMWWNACESPLWMAQRGKFSVAETTLLDLRGRAALPEAREEAREELQGRMSVALPEREGDEEAALPNANATSNKPPSLWQYATGDQYKTSRNIIAVVLVAQQLVGINAVVFYGVRVVAQLVPERAVHVAFGVSVVNLVATAGVATVLDRVTRRTALAASAMGIALGSVGVAAGLVGSHAGLLVWSLVWYIAAFACGMGPVPFLMVGEVARGVERATAQSYGTVCNWLATFAVGLLFPVAHDLLGGWVFAGFAVVSVAFAWWARREHHAERSQHVM from the coding sequence ATGAATGAATATCGAAACTCACTTCTTACATCCCGGCTTTTACTATGTATAAGCATAGCATGCCTGGGGTCATTACAATTTGGTTATCATATTGCCGAATTAAATGCACCTCAACAAGTACTTTCATGTTCTGAATTTTCTATCCCTTCAGAACATGCTACATATGACGAAACATGGCTTGGATCACATGGCCTTGTACAGTGTATTCCATTGAGTAATACACAAATAGGTTGGATAACGTCTATCTTCTCTCTGGGTGGTTTATTAGGATCATTTTATGCTGGATCATGGGCTGATCATTACGGTCGTAAAAAAGTGTCTATTGCAAGCAGTGTGGTGGTCACCATAGGTTCATTAGTACTTTTCTATAGTAACACCTATTTGCAATTGCTAATTGGGCGTACCATTGTTGGTATTGCATGTGGTGTGTATTTGGTAATAACACCATTATATATCAATGAGATTGCACCTGCACAACATCGTGGTGCTTTGGGAGCAATGAACCAAGTGGCTATTAACTTGGGTATTTTACTTACCCAATTATTGGCATTACGGTATACAGATTCATTCCGTTGGCGTTGGTTATTCTTTGCTGGCGTTGTGCTTGGCCTATTAACTTTGGTTATGTGGTGGAATGCTTGTGAATCACCATTATGGATGGCACAGAGAGGCAAATTCTCGGTTGCAGAAACTACATTATTGGATTTACGTGGACGTGCAGCACTACCAGAAGCTCGTGAAGAGGCACGTGAAGAATTGCAAGGTCGGATGAGTGTGGCGTTACCTGAGAGGGAAGGTGATGAGGAAGCGGCGCTACCCAATGCAAATGCAACTTCGAATAAACCCCCTTCGTTATGGCAGTATGCTACAGGTGATCAATATAAAACGTCCAGGAACATTATTGCTGTGGTATTAGTTGCACAACAACTTGTTGGTATTAATGCCGTTGTGTTTTATGGTGTTCGTGTTGTGGCACAATTAGTGCCTGAAAGAGCAGTTCATGTAGCATTTGGAGTCTCTGTCGTTAATTTAGTGGCTACTGCTGGTGTTGCAACAGTATTAGATCGTGTGACACGCCGTACTGCATTAGCAGCTTCAGCAATGGGTATTGCTTTGGGGAGTGTTGGTGTTGCTGCAGGTCTTGTAGGTTCACATGCTGGATTATTGGTATGGTCATTGGTTTGGTACATTGCAGCATTTGCATGTGGTATGGGACCTGTTCCATTTTTAATGGTAGGTGAGGTGGCTCGTGGTGTGGAACGTGCTACTGCTCAAAGTTATGGGACTGTATGTAATTGGTTGGCCACTTTTGCTGTCGGGTTGTTGTTCCCTGTGGCACATGATCTGTTGGGAGGATGGGTATTTGCAGGCTTTGCAGTGGTGTCAGTAGCATTTGCATGGTGGGCACGCCGTGAGCATCATGCAGAACGAAGCCAGCATGTGATGTAA